Proteins from a single region of Gammaproteobacteria bacterium:
- a CDS encoding tyrosine-type recombinase/integrase — translation MRVFPDPKTGLYQMEWRENGRRLTRSLRHRDWMRAKREADEFAADFVGPDLNGKADAEPEPLTLGTLFDIYGEEVTPAKAERVQRRDRVATGMFLDFLGRDRRPETLSQRDWDRFIRERRTGRVGPSGKPVGNRTVEWDLTFLMAVLNWAARSKDEQGRPLLDRNPLKGLKKPKEKNPTRVVLTEEEYQALLGVSRQVGWRFHVALVLAHETGHRIGAIRKLRWSDIDLEGGMVRWRAQHEKTGYEHATPLTDDAIAVLEDAWRMSGGSGNGLVLPAPGHSSLCPGRDLALRWWHRAVTLARLEPKRGRGWHSLRRKFASDLMDQPLKVLCELGGWKNPQTVLICYQHANTGQLRKALDARRRVRT, via the coding sequence GTGAGGGTCTTCCCGGACCCGAAGACCGGCCTCTACCAGATGGAGTGGCGCGAGAACGGGCGAAGGCTCACCCGGTCGCTGAGACACCGCGACTGGATGAGGGCGAAGAGAGAGGCGGACGAGTTCGCCGCGGACTTCGTCGGCCCGGACCTGAACGGCAAGGCGGACGCCGAACCCGAGCCGCTCACGCTGGGAACGCTGTTTGACATTTACGGTGAAGAGGTGACGCCCGCGAAGGCGGAGCGGGTCCAGCGTCGGGACAGGGTCGCGACGGGGATGTTCCTCGACTTCCTCGGGCGGGACCGAAGGCCCGAGACCCTGTCCCAGCGAGACTGGGACCGATTCATCCGGGAGCGCCGAACGGGCCGCGTCGGACCGAGCGGCAAGCCGGTGGGCAACCGAACCGTCGAATGGGACTTGACGTTCCTGATGGCGGTGCTGAACTGGGCGGCGAGGTCGAAGGACGAGCAGGGCCGCCCGCTGCTCGACAGGAACCCGCTGAAGGGCCTCAAGAAGCCCAAGGAGAAGAACCCCACCCGGGTCGTTCTCACGGAAGAGGAGTACCAGGCGCTTCTCGGCGTCTCGCGGCAGGTCGGCTGGCGATTCCACGTCGCCCTCGTGCTCGCGCACGAGACCGGGCACCGGATCGGCGCGATTCGCAAGCTGCGGTGGTCTGATATCGACCTCGAAGGCGGGATGGTGAGGTGGCGAGCGCAGCACGAGAAGACGGGCTACGAACACGCCACGCCGCTGACCGACGATGCAATTGCGGTGTTGGAAGATGCGTGGAGGATGAGCGGCGGAAGCGGAAACGGTCTGGTGCTGCCCGCGCCGGGTCACTCCTCGCTGTGCCCCGGTCGCGACCTCGCGCTGAGATGGTGGCATAGAGCCGTGACCCTCGCGAGGCTCGAACCGAAGCGTGGCCGGGGCTGGCACTCGCTGCGGCGCAAGTTTGCCAGCGACCTGATGGACCAGCCGCTCAAGGTGCTCTGCGAACTTGGCGGGTGGAAGAATCCGCAGACGGTCCTGATCTGCTACCAGCACGCGAACACGGGACAACTCAGGAAGGCTCTGGACGCCCGCCGGAGGGTTCGCACCTGA
- a CDS encoding S9 family peptidase gives MHEHDNSRTRPAPGRVPRWPAFAALALVLALTGPVAGLSAQDADAVPRPMTIVDLIEVPTLGDPRISPDGTRLLFVRRDADWEENGSVAHIWRVDADGGNLIQVTNGENGETSPRWSPDGSRIAFLARRGEDEHTRIYLLNAMGGEANALTDHPTAVSSITWAPDGSGIYFVASDELSDEEQAARAAGDDVFAFDENYQQLHIWRASVDDGEVSRVTEGDYSVTGYSLSRDGTHIAFHRGESPLFEGVDRREVWVMRSDGSDARQLTRNSVPEYNARLSPDNQWVAFHADSNEDFDFYYNDNLFLVPASGDGEARVLLPDMPHGVDAIAWSGDGEAIFFRANTGVREELMRVDIEGERLTQLTQGDHQVINWQYAPALDTHVFGLNRADNRGDLWVMSGDGSPERVTRVFDYLTADFVQPRQEAIRWQGEDGVEVEGLLFYPLDYEEGTRYPLVVQTHGGPAASDKFQFSTAGNFVQVLNGMGYFVFKPNYRGSTGSGDDFLRNMVGNYFDQAHLDVMTGVDHLIDLGLVDGARMAKMGWSAGGHMTNKIITHTDRFKAAASGAGAANWVSMYAQSDIRVYRTPWFGGTPWEEDAPVDQYWQDSPLREVWRVSTPTIFLVGEEDARVPMPQSVEMYRGLKHNGVPTHLYVAPRAGHGWTELRHQLFKANVHLEWFER, from the coding sequence ATGCACGAGCACGACAACTCCCGGACAAGGCCGGCACCGGGCCGCGTTCCTCGCTGGCCCGCGTTTGCGGCGCTGGCCCTGGTTCTGGCCCTGACGGGGCCGGTGGCAGGCCTCTCGGCGCAGGATGCGGACGCCGTGCCGCGCCCGATGACCATCGTCGACCTCATCGAAGTGCCGACGCTCGGCGACCCGCGCATCTCCCCTGACGGAACCCGGCTGCTTTTCGTGCGCCGTGACGCCGACTGGGAGGAGAACGGGAGCGTCGCCCACATCTGGAGGGTGGACGCGGACGGCGGCAACCTGATCCAGGTCACCAACGGCGAGAACGGGGAGACGAGCCCGCGCTGGTCGCCCGACGGAAGCCGCATCGCCTTCCTGGCCCGGCGCGGCGAGGATGAGCACACCCGGATCTACCTGCTGAACGCCATGGGGGGAGAGGCGAACGCCCTCACCGACCACCCCACGGCGGTCTCGAGCATCACCTGGGCCCCCGACGGGAGCGGCATCTACTTCGTCGCCTCGGACGAGCTGTCGGACGAGGAGCAGGCCGCGCGGGCCGCCGGGGACGACGTCTTCGCCTTCGACGAAAACTATCAGCAACTCCACATCTGGCGCGCGAGCGTGGACGACGGCGAGGTGAGCCGGGTCACGGAAGGCGACTATTCGGTTACCGGGTACTCGCTCTCGCGCGACGGCACCCACATCGCCTTCCATCGCGGAGAATCGCCGCTCTTCGAGGGCGTGGACCGGCGCGAGGTCTGGGTGATGCGCTCCGATGGCAGCGACGCCCGCCAGCTGACCCGCAACTCGGTGCCGGAATACAATGCGCGCCTCTCGCCGGACAACCAGTGGGTGGCCTTCCACGCGGACTCGAACGAGGACTTCGATTTCTATTACAACGACAATCTCTTCCTCGTCCCGGCATCCGGAGACGGGGAGGCGCGCGTGCTGCTCCCGGACATGCCGCATGGGGTGGACGCCATCGCCTGGTCGGGCGATGGCGAGGCCATCTTCTTCCGCGCCAACACGGGCGTGCGCGAAGAGCTGATGCGCGTGGACATCGAAGGCGAGCGCCTGACGCAGTTGACCCAGGGCGATCATCAGGTCATCAACTGGCAGTACGCGCCCGCGCTCGACACGCACGTCTTCGGGCTCAACCGGGCGGACAACCGGGGCGACCTTTGGGTGATGTCCGGCGACGGCTCGCCCGAGCGCGTGACCCGCGTCTTCGACTACCTCACCGCGGACTTCGTGCAGCCGCGCCAGGAGGCCATCCGCTGGCAGGGTGAGGACGGCGTCGAGGTCGAGGGACTGCTCTTCTATCCGCTGGACTATGAGGAGGGCACCCGCTATCCGCTGGTGGTGCAGACCCACGGCGGCCCCGCCGCGTCCGACAAGTTCCAGTTTTCGACCGCGGGCAACTTTGTCCAGGTCCTGAACGGGATGGGCTACTTCGTCTTCAAGCCCAACTACCGGGGCAGCACCGGGTCCGGCGACGACTTCCTGCGCAACATGGTAGGCAACTATTTCGACCAGGCCCACCTGGACGTGATGACCGGGGTGGACCACCTGATCGATCTAGGCCTCGTGGACGGCGCGCGCATGGCCAAGATGGGATGGAGCGCGGGCGGGCACATGACCAACAAGATCATCACCCACACCGACCGCTTCAAAGCCGCCGCCTCCGGAGCGGGCGCCGCCAACTGGGTGTCGATGTACGCCCAGAGCGACATCCGCGTATACCGGACCCCGTGGTTCGGCGGCACCCCCTGGGAGGAGGACGCGCCCGTCGACCAGTACTGGCAGGACTCGCCGCTGCGCGAGGTGTGGCGGGTGAGCACGCCGACGATCTTCCTCGTGGGCGAAGAGGACGCCCGCGTGCCCATGCCGCAGTCGGTGGAGATGTACCGCGGGCTGAAGCACAACGGCGTTCCGACACATCTATACGTAGCGCCGCGCGCGGGGCACGGCTGGACCGAACTCCGGCACCAGCTCTTCAAGGCCAACGTGCACCTCGAGTGGTTCGAGCGCTAG
- the thyX gene encoding FAD-dependent thymidylate synthase, protein METRRPTTPEAEEILGLYYPVLDHGFVSLVDYMGSDESIEHAARVSYGYGTRRRSATRGLIRYLRRHLHTTPSEMVELKFHCAMPMFVARQWVRHRTASINEYSGRYSLMPLLFYSPDRENFSLQSTSNNQGREEDAAPKGLYRDAIRQWEDVRKSASQAYGWMVEQDIARELARIDLPLSTYTQWYWKIDLHNLLHFLTLRVDDHAQWEIQEFGRVMAGMLKRVAPMSFEAWIDYQVCGDKLSRMELEALATLLAPGEDGGLEVRQGGGSLSFEELRGMGMAPREVRELVGKIRRRTAPDFDLDLARFRSAEDVAAEMHEAVPGNFE, encoded by the coding sequence ATGGAAACAAGGCGTCCCACCACTCCCGAGGCCGAGGAGATCCTCGGACTCTACTATCCCGTGCTCGACCACGGCTTCGTCTCGCTGGTCGACTACATGGGCAGCGACGAGAGCATCGAGCACGCCGCGCGGGTCAGCTACGGCTACGGCACCCGCAGGCGCAGCGCCACCCGCGGGCTCATCCGCTACCTGCGCCGGCATCTGCACACCACGCCCAGCGAGATGGTCGAGCTCAAGTTCCACTGCGCCATGCCGATGTTCGTGGCCCGCCAGTGGGTGCGGCACCGGACGGCCTCAATTAACGAGTATTCGGGTCGCTACAGCCTGATGCCGCTCCTCTTCTACAGCCCCGATAGAGAGAACTTCTCGCTCCAGAGCACCTCCAACAATCAGGGGAGGGAGGAGGATGCCGCTCCGAAGGGCCTCTATCGGGATGCGATCCGGCAATGGGAGGATGTGCGCAAGTCCGCTTCCCAGGCGTACGGGTGGATGGTCGAGCAGGATATCGCGCGCGAGCTGGCCCGAATCGACTTGCCGCTGTCGACATACACGCAGTGGTACTGGAAGATCGACCTGCACAACCTGCTGCACTTCCTCACGCTTCGCGTGGACGATCACGCCCAGTGGGAGATCCAGGAGTTCGGGCGGGTGATGGCGGGGATGCTCAAGCGCGTGGCCCCGATGAGCTTCGAGGCCTGGATCGACTACCAGGTGTGCGGCGACAAGCTGAGCCGAATGGAGCTGGAGGCGCTGGCGACGCTGCTCGCGCCGGGAGAGGATGGCGGGCTGGAGGTAAGGCAAGGTGGCGGATCGCTCAGCTTCGAGGAACTGCGCGGAATGGGGATGGCGCCGCGGGAAGTCCGCGAGCTGGTCGGCAAGATCCGGCGCCGGACCGCTCCGGATTTCGATCTGGATCTTGCGCGCTTCCGGAGTGCCGAGGACGTGGCCGCGGAGATGCACGAGGCGGTGCCCGGGAACTTCGAGTAG
- a CDS encoding (2Fe-2S)-binding protein — translation MTVTEVEIIRDRGPRNYSRRKFIKGVIAAGATVSASSYLFRGPGVLTAGQARGGVERLMTLTVNGQQRRVDVLPYETLAMTLRYKLGLTGTKLGCDRAECGACTVHIDGVTHYSCSMLTHQVRGREIRTIEGLESPDGELHPVQQAVMDEGGFQCAFCAPGFIMSMAAFVEDNPGASRAQCAQALSGNLCRCGDYNKILDSAERAVELMGQRA, via the coding sequence ATGACCGTGACCGAAGTCGAGATCATCCGCGACCGCGGTCCCCGCAACTACTCACGCCGCAAGTTCATCAAGGGCGTGATCGCGGCGGGCGCGACCGTCTCCGCGTCCAGCTACCTGTTCCGGGGTCCGGGCGTGTTGACCGCCGGCCAGGCCCGGGGCGGGGTGGAACGCCTCATGACGCTCACCGTCAACGGCCAGCAGCGGCGCGTCGACGTGCTCCCCTACGAGACGCTGGCGATGACGCTGCGTTACAAGCTCGGGCTGACCGGGACCAAGCTGGGGTGCGACCGCGCCGAGTGCGGGGCCTGCACCGTCCACATCGACGGAGTCACGCATTACTCCTGCTCGATGCTCACCCACCAGGTGCGCGGCCGTGAGATTCGCACCATCGAGGGGCTCGAGAGCCCCGACGGCGAGCTCCATCCCGTGCAGCAGGCGGTCATGGACGAGGGCGGGTTCCAGTGCGCCTTCTGCGCCCCCGGCTTCATCATGAGCATGGCGGCATTCGTCGAAGACAACCCGGGCGCCAGCCGCGCTCAATGTGCGCAGGCGCTCTCCGGCAACCTCTGCCGTTGCGGCGACTACAACAAGATCCTCGATTCGGCGGAGCGAGCCGTCGAGTTGATGGGCCAACGCGCCTGA
- a CDS encoding NAD-dependent succinate-semialdehyde dehydrogenase: protein MPFTAIDPATGQRIRDYPEMSSGDYARAVAGCQNAFLAWRDTPMEERSRLVDSLAAILRERREEFAELMTREMGKPVREASAEIEKCAMVCEFYAEQAPGYLAPQPVETEARQSFVTFQPIGIVFAIMPWNYPFWQVFRFAAPNLMAGNGTLLKHAPNVPGCGLAIEGIFREAGFPDDLFRALLIDHDRAAELIADPRVRAVTLTGSTVAGKTVAATAAAHVKKSVLELGGNDPCIVLEDADLELATRLCVTSRLINAGQSCIAAKRCIVVEPVLAELRERVVEAMGAAAFGDPFDEANRIGPLAREDLRDRLHDQVRGSVEAGASLLVGGEVPDRPGWFYPPTVLADVGPGMPAYEEELFGPVVSIVPVADEREAIAVANDTRYGLGASVFTRDLERGRRIAAEEIDAGNCFVNAFVRSDPQLPFGGVKESGYGRELSLFGIHEFVNVKSVWVG, encoded by the coding sequence ATGCCGTTCACTGCGATAGATCCCGCGACCGGCCAGCGCATCAGGGACTACCCGGAGATGTCGTCCGGCGACTACGCCCGCGCCGTTGCCGGCTGCCAGAACGCCTTCCTGGCCTGGCGCGACACCCCCATGGAGGAGCGGTCACGGCTGGTGGATAGCCTGGCGGCAATCCTGAGAGAGCGGCGCGAAGAGTTCGCCGAACTCATGACCCGCGAAATGGGGAAGCCCGTGCGCGAGGCGAGCGCGGAGATCGAAAAGTGCGCCATGGTGTGCGAGTTCTACGCCGAACAGGCCCCCGGCTACCTGGCTCCGCAACCGGTCGAAACTGAAGCCCGCCAGAGCTTCGTCACCTTCCAGCCGATCGGCATCGTCTTCGCCATCATGCCGTGGAACTACCCCTTCTGGCAGGTCTTCCGCTTCGCCGCGCCCAACCTGATGGCGGGGAACGGGACGCTCCTCAAGCACGCGCCCAACGTGCCGGGGTGCGGGCTGGCCATCGAGGGCATCTTCCGTGAGGCCGGCTTCCCCGACGACCTCTTCCGCGCGCTGCTCATCGACCACGACCGCGCCGCCGAGCTCATCGCCGACCCACGCGTGCGCGCGGTGACCCTAACGGGGAGTACGGTCGCCGGGAAGACGGTGGCCGCGACCGCTGCCGCCCACGTCAAGAAGTCCGTGCTGGAGCTGGGCGGCAACGACCCCTGCATCGTGCTCGAGGACGCCGATCTGGAGCTCGCCACGCGCCTGTGCGTGACCAGCCGCCTGATCAACGCCGGGCAGAGCTGCATCGCCGCCAAGCGCTGCATCGTGGTCGAGCCCGTGCTCGCCGAGCTGCGCGAGCGGGTCGTGGAGGCGATGGGCGCGGCGGCCTTCGGCGATCCCTTCGACGAGGCCAACCGCATCGGCCCGCTCGCGCGAGAGGATCTGCGCGACCGCCTGCACGACCAGGTGCGGGGAAGCGTCGAGGCGGGCGCGTCCCTGCTGGTGGGCGGTGAGGTGCCCGACCGGCCGGGCTGGTTCTATCCGCCCACGGTGCTGGCCGACGTGGGCCCGGGCATGCCCGCCTACGAGGAGGAGCTGTTCGGCCCGGTCGTATCCATCGTGCCGGTGGCGGACGAGCGCGAGGCCATCGCGGTGGCCAACGACACCCGCTACGGGCTGGGCGCCTCGGTCTTCACCCGCGACCTGGAGCGCGGGCGGCGCATCGCGGCCGAGGAGATCGACGCCGGCAACTGCTTCGTGAACGCCTTCGTGCGCTCCGACCCCCAGCTCCCCTTCGGCGGGGTCAAGGAAAGCGGCTACGGACGCGAACTCTCCCTCTTCGGCATCCACGAGTTCGTGAACGTGAAGTCGGTGTGGGTGGGTTGA
- a CDS encoding xanthine dehydrogenase family protein molybdopterin-binding subunit, whose translation MAEKAIGRDIAPPDLRAKITGRARYAEDFRAEGMLFAKLLLSPMPHCRVRRIDASAALAMEGVVDILTADDPMMPEITGVGAEAALTNEPLYEGEPVLAVAAVDETTAADAIEAIRVDFEPLPFVVDPLDSLRPGGPNARLDGNIQWREGQTREIREFKWTDDDYDAAGPDRLPMGEPQVEWNVGEVEDGFADADLVLEETLLHQSLSHHPMEPRSVMAYWQNGKLYLHTSTQSTARTHAGLANRLGMEQSDVVLVTEYCGGGFGSKISGAPINDVAAIMSRKTGRPVMLRINRYEETYIGRARPGFQSFAKMGFRNDGRVTAIDLYIVQDAGSYGSSGDFNTAGTVASLCYQPEHMRFRAVSVYTNTPPRSAQRAPGGAQIVAMLEPIIDKAARELGIDRLDIRRVNAPGHDGWLGPAQGSLSSCFAREALDLGAEVFGWEERTQLSATRRGTKSIGVGIGISPFVGGSRGMDGLLVIRPDGRLYIHQGIGNLGTHSIADTARAACDVLGMDWNDCEVVWGDTSRNLPWSSSQSGSQTTHAHTRSNHAAALDAKAKLQEIAAGALGGSPDSYDCADGRVFQTANPGRGMTFAEAARRAIDMGGRYSGHELPDDLNPMTVASATNLAGEGLMGVARDNYGGDGSIWSWVMGFAQVEVDVETGQIDLTEYTGVTDCGTVLHPRSLAAQIHGGAVQGFGQARSQKWVFDPQWGVAFAKRLYTARPPGILDVPLRMRWAAVDEPDPQTPVGAKGIGEPPIGAGAAAIASAVADALGGQCLCRTPLTTDVVLAALTGTEQPYRPLETHV comes from the coding sequence ATGGCCGAGAAGGCTATTGGACGAGACATCGCGCCCCCGGATCTGCGAGCCAAGATCACCGGCAGGGCCAGGTACGCCGAGGACTTCCGCGCGGAGGGCATGCTCTTCGCCAAGCTGCTGCTCTCCCCCATGCCCCACTGCCGCGTGCGCCGCATCGACGCGAGTGCGGCGCTGGCGATGGAGGGGGTGGTCGACATCCTGACCGCCGACGATCCGATGATGCCCGAGATCACCGGGGTCGGGGCCGAGGCCGCCCTGACCAACGAGCCGCTCTACGAGGGCGAGCCCGTGCTGGCGGTGGCTGCGGTTGACGAAACCACGGCGGCGGACGCCATCGAGGCGATCCGGGTCGACTTCGAGCCCCTGCCCTTCGTGGTGGACCCGCTCGACAGCCTGCGCCCGGGCGGCCCCAACGCGCGCCTGGACGGCAACATCCAGTGGCGCGAGGGCCAGACCCGCGAGATCCGCGAGTTCAAGTGGACCGACGACGACTACGACGCCGCGGGCCCCGACCGGCTGCCGATGGGCGAGCCGCAGGTGGAATGGAACGTCGGTGAAGTCGAGGACGGCTTCGCGGACGCGGATCTGGTGCTCGAGGAGACGCTGCTGCACCAGTCGCTGTCCCATCATCCGATGGAGCCGCGCAGCGTCATGGCGTACTGGCAGAACGGCAAGCTCTATCTGCACACCTCCACCCAGAGCACGGCGCGCACCCACGCAGGGCTGGCGAACCGCCTGGGTATGGAGCAGTCCGATGTCGTGCTCGTGACGGAGTACTGCGGGGGCGGATTCGGCAGCAAGATCTCCGGGGCGCCCATCAACGACGTGGCCGCGATCATGTCGCGCAAGACCGGGCGTCCGGTGATGCTGCGGATCAACCGCTACGAGGAGACGTACATCGGCCGGGCGCGCCCCGGGTTCCAGTCCTTCGCGAAGATGGGCTTCAGGAACGACGGGCGGGTCACCGCCATCGACCTCTACATCGTTCAGGACGCCGGTTCCTACGGCAGCTCCGGCGACTTCAACACCGCCGGGACGGTGGCGTCGCTCTGCTACCAGCCCGAGCACATGCGCTTCCGCGCGGTATCGGTGTACACCAACACCCCGCCCCGCTCGGCGCAGCGGGCTCCGGGCGGCGCCCAGATCGTGGCCATGCTCGAGCCCATCATCGACAAGGCAGCACGCGAACTCGGCATCGACCGGCTCGACATCCGACGGGTGAACGCCCCCGGACACGACGGCTGGCTCGGTCCCGCCCAGGGTTCGCTCTCGAGTTGCTTCGCGCGCGAGGCGCTGGATCTGGGAGCGGAGGTGTTCGGCTGGGAGGAAAGGACGCAGCTCAGCGCCACCCGCCGCGGCACCAAGTCCATCGGGGTCGGCATCGGCATCAGCCCCTTCGTGGGCGGGAGCCGAGGGATGGATGGCCTGCTGGTGATCCGTCCGGACGGAAGGCTCTACATCCACCAGGGCATCGGCAACCTGGGCACACACTCCATCGCCGACACCGCACGCGCCGCGTGCGACGTGCTGGGGATGGACTGGAACGACTGCGAGGTGGTGTGGGGCGACACCTCGCGCAACTTGCCGTGGAGTTCCAGCCAGTCGGGCAGTCAGACCACGCACGCTCATACCCGCTCCAACCACGCCGCGGCGCTGGACGCCAAGGCGAAGCTGCAGGAGATCGCGGCCGGGGCGCTGGGCGGGTCTCCCGATTCCTACGACTGCGCGGACGGGCGCGTCTTCCAGACCGCCAATCCCGGCCGCGGCATGACCTTCGCCGAGGCCGCCCGGCGCGCGATCGACATGGGCGGCAGGTACAGCGGACACGAACTGCCCGACGACCTCAACCCCATGACGGTGGCGTCCGCGACCAACCTCGCCGGCGAGGGCCTGATGGGCGTGGCCCGCGACAACTACGGCGGCGACGGCAGCATCTGGTCGTGGGTGATGGGCTTCGCCCAGGTGGAGGTCGACGTCGAGACCGGCCAGATCGACCTGACCGAGTACACCGGCGTCACCGACTGCGGCACCGTGCTGCACCCGCGCAGCCTGGCAGCGCAGATCCACGGGGGCGCCGTGCAGGGCTTCGGCCAGGCGCGCAGCCAGAAGTGGGTCTTCGACCCGCAGTGGGGCGTGGCCTTCGCCAAGCGCCTCTACACGGCCCGCCCGCCCGGCATTCTCGACGTTCCGCTGAGGATGAGGTGGGCCGCCGTCGACGAACCCGACCCGCAGACGCCGGTTGGCGCGAAGGGGATCGGGGAACCACCCATCGGGGCCGGGGCGGCAGCGATTGCTTCGGCGGTCGCGGACGCTCTCGGCGGCCAGTGCCTGTGCCGGACGCCGCTCACCACCGACGTGGTGCTCGCGGCGCTCACGGGCACCGAGCAGCCGTATCGTCCTCTCGAAACCCACGTGTAA